ACACGTCGTCTCCGTTCATCCCGGCACAGGAGCCGGCCCGCAGGTGTAGACGGACCACGAGCGGTGCCGGTTCACTGGCAGGCGGAGGAGGACGGATGCGGGAGGCGCGGGCGTTCTGGCTGCGGGAGCCCGGGGTCGGGGAGATCAGGGTGGTCGACCTGCCCGCCCCGGGGCCGGACGACGTGCGGGTCCGCTCGCTGCGGTCGGCGGTGAGCCGCGGGACCGAGTCGCTCGTCTTCGCCGGCCGGGTGCCGCGCGACCAGCACGACGCGATGCGAGCGCCCTTCCAGGAGGGCGACTTCCCGGCGCCGGTGAAGTACGGCTACCTCAACGTGGGCGTGGTCGAGGCGGGGCCCCGCGCGCTGCTCGGCCGCGAGGTGTTCTGCCTGCACCCGCACCAGACGGCGTACGTCGTCCCCGCCGGGGCCGTGTCGCCGCTCCCGGCGGGCGTGCCGGTGGCGCGCGCGGTCCTCGCCGGGCTGCTGGAGACGGCGCTCAACGCGCTGTGGGACGTGCCGCCGCTGCTCGGCGACCGGGTGGCGGTGGTGGGCGGGGGCGCGCTCGGCTGCTGCGTGGCCCGCCTGGTCTCGCGGGTGCCGGGCACGGAGGTGACCGTGGTCGACGTCGACCCGCGGCGCGCGGACGTCGCCGAGCGGCTCGGCGTGGGGTTCGCCCTCCCGGACGACGCCACCGGCGGGTGCGACGTGGTGGTCCACACCAGCGCGACGTCCGACGGCCTCCAGCGCTCGCTCGACCTGCTCGCGCCCGAGGGCACGGTGGTCGAGCTCAGCTGGTACGGCGACGAGCCGACGAGCGTCCACCTCGGGGGGCGCTTCCACTCCGCGCGCCTCTCGATCCGGGCCAGCCAGGTGGGCCGGGTCGCCACCCCGCGGCGCTCGAGCCGCTCCACCTCCGACCGGCTGGCGCTGGCGCTGCGGCTGCTGCGCGACGACGCCTACGACGCCCTGCTGACGGGGGAGTCGCCCTTCGAGGCGCTGCCGGACGTGATGGCGCGGATCGCGTCGCGCGAGCTGGCCGGGCTGTGCCACACGATCACCTACGACCCGGCGCCGGAGCCGGCAGGGACGGGAGGACGGGTGCCGTGCACGGCGTGACGGTCCGCGACCACATGATGGTGGCCCACAGCCTCCGCGGGGAGGTGTTCGGGCCGGCCCAGCAGCTCCACGGCGCGACGTTCGTCGTCGACGCCACCTTCCGCGGTGCCGAGCTCGACGAGCACGGGATCCTGGTCGACATCGGGCGCGCCGCGCAGGCCCTGGCCGCGGTGGTGGGGGAGCTCTCCTACCGCAACCTCGACGACGTGGCGGCCTTCGCGGGCGTCAACACCACCACGGAGGTCCTCGCCCGCCACGTCGCGGACCGGCTGGCCGAGCGGGTCCGCTCGGGGGAGCTGGGCGACGCCGGCCACGTCACCGGCCTGGTCGTCACGCTCCACGAGTCGCCCTCGGCGTGGGCGAGCTTCGAGAGGTCCCTGTGAGCGGCGTGGTGCGCGTCCTCGTGCCCGGCGGCGTCGCCGACCCCGGGCGCGCCAGCGGCGGCAACACCTACGACCGCCGGCTGTGCGACACGCTGCGCGCGAGCGGCTGGTCGCTCCTGGTCCACGAGGTCGACGGCGGGTGGCCGTGGGACCCGGAGCACGGCCGCGCCGGGCTGGCCGCCGCGCTCGCGGGCGTCCCCGACGGGCAGGTGGTCCTGGTCGACGGCCTGCTCGCGTCCCGGCTCCCGCAGGTCGTCGTCCCCGAGGCGGCCCGGGTCCGGGTGGTGCTCCTGGTGCACCTGCCGGTCGGGGTCGACGACGTCGCCGCCCGGTGGTCCGAACGCCGGGTGGTCGCGGCGGCCACGTCGGTGGTGACCACGAGCGCCTGGACCCGCGACTGGCTGGTCGGCGAGTACGGCCTGGCGCCCCACCGGGTCGCGGTGGCCCGCCCCGGCGTCGACGCAGCCGCACGCTCGCCCGGGTCGGGGGACGGCGCCTCGCTGCTCGTGGTCGGCAACCTCAGCCCGGTCAAGGGCCACGACCAGCTGCTCGCCGCGCTCGCGGACCTGACGGACCTGGGCTGGCGGTGCCGCTGGATCGGGTCCACCACGGTCGCGCCGTCGTTCGTCTCGCGCCTGCGGGACGCGGCGGCGGGTCTGGGCATCGACGACCGGCTCGAGCTGACCGGCACGCTCACCGGTGCGCGCCTCGACGCCGCCTACGCCGACGGCGACCTGCTCGTCCTGCCCAGCCGCCGCGAGACCTACGCGATGGTGGTCACCGAGGCGCTGGCGCGCGGCCTCCCCGTGGTCGCGACCGCCGTCGGTGGGGTCGCCGAGGCGCTCGACGGCGCGCCGCCAGCCGACGCGGCGCGGGCCGGGGTGCTGGTCGAGCCGGACGACCCGGCCGCGCTGGCGGACGCGCTGAGGTCGTGGCTCACCGACCCGGGCTGCGCTCGCGACTGCGCGCGGCGGCGGAGTCCCGGCGGGCGCGGCTCGGCGGCTGGCCGGAGACCGCGGCTCGCGTGGGCGTGGTGCTGCGGGAGGCCGCGGCGTGAGCGCGGCCGGGCAGGTGCTGGCCGGCGCCACGATCCTCGGGGTCGTGGTCGGGCTGGTCGGTGCCCGACCGGTCCTCGGCGGCCTCGACGCGCTGTCGGTGCGGGTGCTGCTGCTCGGGGTGCTGGTGGCCGCGGTCTCGACGGCGGCGTGCGCCGTGCGGTGGCGGCTGGTCGCCGGGGAGCTCGGCGTGCCGCTGCGGCTGCCGGTCGCCGTGGCGGCCTGCTACCGCGCCCAGCTCCTCAACACGCTGCTCCCCGCCGGGGTGCTGGGCGACGTCGACCGGGGTCTGGCCCACGGCCGGGCCAGCGGCCGGACCGGCGTCGCACTGCGCGCGGTCGCGTGGGAGCGGACGGCCGGCCAGGTGGTGCAGGCGGCGGTGACCGGCCTGGTCCTCGTGCTGGTCCCGTCGCCCTGGGGCGACCTGCTGCCGGCCGCGCTGGTGGTCGTGCTGGTCGTGGTCGCGGGCGT
Above is a genomic segment from Nocardioides okcheonensis containing:
- a CDS encoding zinc-dependent alcohol dehydrogenase, whose product is MREARAFWLREPGVGEIRVVDLPAPGPDDVRVRSLRSAVSRGTESLVFAGRVPRDQHDAMRAPFQEGDFPAPVKYGYLNVGVVEAGPRALLGREVFCLHPHQTAYVVPAGAVSPLPAGVPVARAVLAGLLETALNALWDVPPLLGDRVAVVGGGALGCCVARLVSRVPGTEVTVVDVDPRRADVAERLGVGFALPDDATGGCDVVVHTSATSDGLQRSLDLLAPEGTVVELSWYGDEPTSVHLGGRFHSARLSIRASQVGRVATPRRSSRSTSDRLALALRLLRDDAYDALLTGESPFEALPDVMARIASRELAGLCHTITYDPAPEPAGTGGRVPCTA
- a CDS encoding 6-pyruvoyl trahydropterin synthase family protein; protein product: MHGVTVRDHMMVAHSLRGEVFGPAQQLHGATFVVDATFRGAELDEHGILVDIGRAAQALAAVVGELSYRNLDDVAAFAGVNTTTEVLARHVADRLAERVRSGELGDAGHVTGLVVTLHESPSAWASFERSL
- a CDS encoding lysylphosphatidylglycerol synthase domain-containing protein, with the translated sequence MSAAGQVLAGATILGVVVGLVGARPVLGGLDALSVRVLLLGVLVAAVSTAACAVRWRLVAGELGVPLRLPVAVAACYRAQLLNTLLPAGVLGDVDRGLAHGRASGRTGVALRAVAWERTAGQVVQAAVTGLVLVLVPSPWGDLLPAALVVVLVVVAGVALVALAPRVRGELRVALAVRRVWPGVVVASVVALACHVTTYVLVARAVGVSAPTATLVPLALVVLLAAGLPLNVAGWGPREGMAVWASSAAGLGASAGLATSVAYGAVVLVANLPGLAVLAAHGTAAAVRTPVRSGGGSRA